A portion of the Rhodococcus pseudokoreensis genome contains these proteins:
- the leuA gene encoding 2-isopropylmalate synthase: protein MSPADAFTSGSRTITPPSKPAPSDQPEWNTQKNSSMPTFRYRSFSEEVEPVSLPDRSWPDKIIDRAPQWCAVDLRDGNQALIDPMSPARKRRMFELLVRMGYKEIEVGFPSASQTDFDFVREIIEDGAIPDDVTIQVLTQSRPELIKRTFEACEGANKVIVHFYNSTSVLQRRVVFKADREVIKKIATDAATLALEEAKKYPDTQWRWEYSPESYTGTELEYAKEVCDAVTEVLQPTPQNPVILNLPATVEMATPNVYADSIEWMHRNLARRDSVILSLHPHNDRGTGVAAAELGYQAGADRIEGCLFGNGERTGNVCLVTLGLNMFTRGVDPQIDFSNIDEIRRTVEYCNQLPVHERHPYGGDLVYTAFSGSHQDAINKGLDAMKVDADSQDADVDDILWAVPYLPIDPKDVGRTYEAVIRVNSQSGKGGVAYIMKADHGLVLPRRLQIEFSQAVQRITDGEGGEVSPKEMWDVFHEEYLAPITPLERMKQKVTAAEEDGGTDSITATVKVNGKEHEISGSGNGPLAAFVDALATIDFDVRVLDYSEHAMSAGDDAQAAAYVECAVTAPDGRNTVVWGVGIATSITTASLRAVVSAVNRAH from the coding sequence ATGTCCCCCGCTGACGCCTTTACCTCCGGATCGCGCACCATCACGCCGCCTTCCAAGCCTGCTCCCTCCGATCAGCCGGAATGGAACACGCAGAAGAATTCGTCGATGCCGACGTTCCGCTACCGCTCCTTCTCCGAGGAAGTGGAGCCGGTGTCGCTGCCGGACCGCTCGTGGCCCGACAAGATCATCGACCGCGCCCCGCAGTGGTGCGCCGTCGATCTCCGTGACGGCAACCAGGCCCTGATCGACCCGATGAGCCCCGCCCGCAAGCGCCGCATGTTCGAACTGCTGGTGCGGATGGGGTACAAGGAGATCGAGGTCGGCTTCCCGTCGGCGAGCCAGACGGACTTCGACTTCGTCCGCGAGATCATCGAGGACGGCGCGATCCCGGACGATGTCACCATCCAGGTGCTCACGCAGTCCCGACCGGAACTGATCAAGCGCACGTTCGAGGCCTGTGAGGGCGCGAACAAGGTGATCGTCCACTTCTACAACTCGACGTCCGTGCTGCAGCGCCGGGTGGTGTTCAAGGCCGACCGCGAGGTGATCAAGAAGATCGCGACCGACGCGGCGACCCTGGCCCTCGAAGAGGCGAAGAAGTACCCGGACACGCAGTGGCGCTGGGAGTACTCCCCCGAGTCGTACACCGGCACGGAGCTCGAGTACGCCAAGGAGGTGTGCGACGCCGTCACCGAGGTGCTGCAGCCGACGCCGCAGAACCCGGTGATCCTGAACCTGCCCGCCACCGTGGAGATGGCGACGCCGAACGTGTACGCCGACTCCATCGAGTGGATGCACCGCAACCTGGCCCGCCGCGACTCGGTCATCCTGTCGCTGCACCCCCACAACGACCGCGGCACGGGTGTGGCCGCCGCCGAGCTGGGCTATCAGGCCGGGGCCGACCGCATCGAGGGCTGCCTGTTCGGTAACGGCGAGCGCACCGGCAACGTCTGCCTGGTCACGCTCGGACTCAACATGTTCACCCGCGGCGTCGACCCGCAGATCGACTTCTCGAACATCGACGAGATCCGCCGCACCGTCGAGTACTGCAACCAGCTGCCCGTCCACGAGCGCCACCCGTACGGCGGCGACCTCGTGTACACCGCGTTCTCCGGCAGCCACCAGGACGCGATCAACAAGGGCCTCGACGCGATGAAGGTCGACGCCGATTCGCAGGACGCGGACGTCGACGACATCCTGTGGGCGGTCCCCTACCTGCCGATCGACCCGAAGGACGTGGGCCGCACGTACGAGGCCGTGATCCGCGTGAACTCGCAGTCCGGCAAGGGCGGCGTCGCGTACATCATGAAGGCCGATCACGGGCTGGTGCTGCCGCGTCGCCTGCAGATCGAGTTCTCGCAGGCCGTCCAGCGGATCACCGACGGCGAGGGCGGCGAGGTGTCGCCCAAGGAGATGTGGGACGTCTTCCACGAGGAGTACCTGGCTCCGATCACGCCGCTCGAGCGGATGAAGCAGAAGGTCACCGCGGCCGAGGAGGACGGCGGCACCGACTCCATCACCGCGACGGTGAAGGTCAACGGCAAGGAGCACGAGATCTCGGGTTCGGGCAACGGCCCGCTCGCGGCGTTCGTCGACGCGCTCGCCACGATCGACTTCGACGTACGCGTCCTCGACTACTCGGAGCACGCCATGTCGGCGGGCGACGACGCCCAGGCGGCCGCCTACGTCGAGTGCGCCGTGACCGCTCCCGACGGACGGAACACCGTGGTCTGGGGTGTCGGCATCGCGACGTCGATCACCACCGCGTCGCTGCGCGCCGTCGTCTCGGCGGTCAACCGGGCGCACTGA
- the ctaD gene encoding cytochrome c oxidase subunit I, whose translation MNLAFQQHRPVRPYPARRRPKGAFFYKMITTTDPKDLGILYLITSFAFFMAGGLMALLIRGELAVPGLQFLSNEQYNQLFTMHGTIMLLLYATPIVFGFANYILPLQIGAPDVAFPRLNAFSYWAFLFGGTIAIAGFVTPGGAADFGWTAYSPLTSTLHSPGVGADLWIMGLALSGLGTILGGVNMITTVICLRAPGMTMFRMPIFTWNIFVTSILILVAFPILTAALMGLFVDRHLGGNLYDPATGGVLLWQHLFWFFGHPEVYIVALPFFGIVTEVFPVFSRKPVFGYNGLVYATIAIAALSIAVWAHHMYATGAVLLPFFSFMTFLIAVPTGVKIFNWVGTMWKGQLTFETPMLFSLGFLITFIFGGLTGVILASPPLDFHVTDSYFVIAHFHYVLFGTIVFATYAGIYFWFPKMTGRMLDERLGKWHFWTTFTGFHGTFLVQHWLGAEGMPRRYADYLPSDGFTVLNSVSTVFAFVLGASTVPFVWNVFKSYRYGEVVTVDDPWGFGNSLEWATSCPPPRHNFTELPRIRSERPAFELHYPHMVDRMHREAHVGLRGAVAHATEPAAVEPKVNPQ comes from the coding sequence GTGAATCTGGCATTTCAACAGCATCGGCCGGTCCGTCCGTATCCGGCCCGGCGTCGCCCCAAGGGCGCCTTCTTCTACAAGATGATCACGACGACGGATCCCAAGGACCTGGGGATTCTGTACCTGATCACGTCGTTCGCGTTCTTCATGGCCGGCGGTCTGATGGCGCTGCTGATCCGCGGCGAACTGGCCGTCCCGGGTCTGCAGTTCCTGTCGAACGAGCAGTACAACCAGTTGTTCACGATGCACGGCACGATCATGCTGCTGCTGTACGCGACGCCGATCGTGTTCGGGTTCGCCAACTACATCCTGCCGCTGCAGATCGGCGCCCCCGACGTCGCGTTCCCCCGTCTCAACGCGTTCAGTTACTGGGCGTTCCTGTTCGGCGGCACCATCGCGATCGCAGGGTTCGTCACCCCGGGCGGCGCCGCGGACTTCGGCTGGACGGCGTACTCGCCGCTGACGAGCACGCTGCACTCGCCGGGGGTCGGCGCCGACCTGTGGATCATGGGGCTGGCGCTGTCCGGTCTCGGCACCATCCTCGGCGGGGTCAACATGATCACCACCGTCATCTGCCTGCGGGCGCCGGGCATGACGATGTTCCGGATGCCGATCTTCACGTGGAACATCTTCGTCACCAGCATCCTGATCCTGGTCGCGTTCCCGATCCTCACGGCCGCGCTGATGGGCCTGTTCGTCGACCGGCACCTGGGCGGCAACCTGTACGACCCGGCGACCGGCGGCGTGCTGCTGTGGCAGCACCTGTTCTGGTTCTTCGGCCACCCGGAGGTGTACATCGTGGCGCTGCCGTTCTTCGGCATCGTCACGGAGGTCTTCCCCGTGTTCAGCCGCAAACCGGTGTTCGGGTACAACGGGCTCGTCTACGCGACGATCGCCATCGCGGCCCTGTCGATCGCCGTGTGGGCGCACCACATGTACGCGACCGGAGCGGTGCTGCTGCCGTTCTTCTCGTTCATGACGTTCCTGATCGCGGTGCCCACCGGGGTGAAGATCTTCAACTGGGTCGGCACCATGTGGAAGGGTCAGCTGACGTTCGAGACCCCCATGCTGTTCTCGCTCGGCTTCCTCATCACGTTCATCTTCGGCGGCCTCACCGGCGTGATCCTCGCGAGCCCGCCGCTGGACTTCCACGTCACGGACAGCTACTTCGTGATCGCCCACTTCCACTACGTACTGTTCGGGACGATCGTGTTCGCCACGTACGCCGGCATCTACTTCTGGTTCCCGAAGATGACCGGGCGCATGCTCGACGAACGCCTCGGCAAGTGGCACTTCTGGACGACGTTCACCGGGTTCCACGGCACGTTCCTCGTCCAGCACTGGCTCGGGGCGGAGGGGATGCCTCGCCGCTACGCGGACTACCTGCCCTCGGACGGCTTCACCGTCCTCAACTCGGTGTCCACGGTGTTCGCGTTCGTCCTCGGGGCGTCGACGGTGCCGTTCGTCTGGAACGTCTTCAAGAGCTACCGCTACGGCGAGGTGGTGACGGTGGACGATCCGTGGGGTTTCGGCAACTCCCTCGAGTGGGCGACCAGCTGCCCGCCGCCGCGGCACAACTTCACGGAGTTGCCGCGCATCCGCTCCGAGCGGCCGGCGTTCGAACTGCACTATCCGCACATGGTCGACCGGATGCACCGCGAGGCGCACGTGGGCCTGCGGGGCGCGGTGGCGCACGCGACCGAACCGGCCGCCGTCGAACCGAAGGTGAACCCTCAGTAA
- a CDS encoding pirin family protein, with the protein MPAVTVDNILALPRIDAPAPGAVDRPVRSLTTAPVGYEGEGFPVRRAFAGIDLSALDPFIHMDQMGEVDYAPGEPKGTPWHPHRGFETVTYMIDGIMEHKDSNGGGGTIGGGDTQWMTAGGGILHIETPPEHLVTSGGLFHGVQLWVNLPRDNKMAAPRYQDITGAKVALLSSSDGGALVRVIAGDVDGHHGPGSTYTPISLVHATVAPGASLTLPWNPEFNALAYVLAGDGLVGSERRPIHMGQTAVFGRGDTLTIAAADTQDSRTKSFEVFVLGGKPIREPVAMAGPFVMNTKAEVLQAFEDFQAGRLGSVPAAHETLD; encoded by the coding sequence ATGCCAGCCGTGACGGTCGACAACATCCTTGCCCTGCCGCGTATCGACGCACCTGCCCCCGGCGCCGTCGACCGCCCGGTCCGTTCGCTCACCACCGCACCCGTCGGGTACGAGGGTGAAGGCTTCCCGGTGCGCCGCGCGTTCGCCGGCATCGACCTGTCGGCCCTCGACCCGTTCATCCACATGGACCAGATGGGCGAGGTCGACTACGCACCCGGTGAACCCAAGGGCACACCGTGGCATCCGCACCGCGGCTTCGAGACCGTCACCTACATGATCGACGGCATCATGGAGCACAAGGATTCCAACGGCGGCGGCGGCACCATCGGCGGCGGCGACACCCAGTGGATGACCGCGGGTGGCGGCATCCTGCACATCGAGACCCCACCCGAGCACCTGGTGACGAGCGGCGGACTGTTCCACGGCGTCCAGTTGTGGGTGAACCTGCCGCGCGACAACAAGATGGCCGCACCCCGCTACCAGGACATCACCGGCGCAAAGGTCGCCCTGCTGTCCTCGTCCGACGGCGGCGCTCTCGTTCGCGTCATCGCCGGCGACGTGGACGGTCACCACGGTCCCGGTTCCACGTACACGCCGATCAGCCTCGTGCACGCGACGGTCGCGCCGGGTGCGAGCCTGACGCTGCCGTGGAACCCCGAGTTCAACGCGCTCGCCTACGTCCTCGCGGGCGACGGACTCGTCGGCTCCGAGCGCCGGCCGATCCACATGGGTCAGACGGCCGTCTTCGGACGCGGTGACACCCTGACGATCGCCGCGGCGGACACGCAGGATTCGCGGACCAAGTCGTTCGAGGTGTTCGTCCTCGGCGGCAAGCCGATCCGCGAGCCCGTCGCGATGGCCGGACCGTTCGTCATGAACACCAAGGCCGAGGTGCTACAGGCGTTCGAGGACTTCCAGGCCGGCCGCCTGGGTTCCGTTCCCGCAGCGCACGAAACGCTCGACTGA